The DNA window GGGCATTGAAAAATATTTTATGGCCATATTTACCCACCGCGGGATCCTGCCGCAGAATCACACCATGTCAGATTTTGTGGGGGAGTCGAAGCTTTTCATGACCCTCCCCGAGGATTTGGAAAAGTCCCTTCTCTACTTCGATTCTCTTCAGTCCATCTGCTCCATATTCGATTTTACTATAATAAAACCAAAACCGGAGGATGTGCCCCTTTTCGTAGATGCCATAGACCGGGTAGCCCGGCTGGCGGAACAGGAAATTGCACTGCCCGCAACGACGTTCCACACCCAGGAACCTACGGTACAAAATGCCGGAACGCTCCACTGATATTCGCCCCCGGCGGATCACTATCCTCGATACTACCCTGCGGGATGGAGATCAGGCGGCGGGTTTTGCTTTTTCGCCTGACCAAAAGCTGGAACTAGCCCGATCCCTGGCGGAAGCCGGGGTTGATATCATCGAAACCGGGTTCCCCCTTTCCAACCGCAGTGATTTTAATGTGTGCCGCCAAGCCGCGGAGGAATTTCCGGGCCGTACCGCGGTGATGTGTCGAAGCCGGCCCGAAGATATTCGGGAGTCCGCAAAAGTTTTTGCAGGGGGCATCCCCGGTCTCCTCCATCTGTCCCTTCCGGTGAGCCGAATCCACATACACGCAAAGCTTGGAAAAACCGAAGCCGGTATAATCACCATGGTCCGGGAAGCGGTGTCCTACGCCAAAGGATTTGTGCCCCGGGTGGAGCTTGGCGCCGAAGACGCAAGCCGGGCGGATAAGGACTTTCTGCAGGAATACTGCGAGGCCGCCCTGGATGCCGGAGCGGAGATTATCAATATTGCCGATACCCTAGGCCGGTTTGCCCCCGGCGAAATCCGGGACCTGATAAGCTTTCTCTTCAGGAGAATACCCCGGCTAAACAGCAGCAATAGTATCCTCAGTGTCCACTGCCACAACGATCTTGGCCTTGCCTGCGCAAATACCCTGGCGGCGATTGAAGCCGGCTGCGGCCAAGCGGAGGTATCAGTACTGGGCCTTGGGGAACGGGCGGGAAACGCCGCCCTGGAAGAGTTGGCCGCCAACCTGGACGCCAGGCCGGATCTGTACCATGCCGTCACAGGGATACTGCCGGAAAAGCTCGGCCCGCTGATACGGCTTAGCGCGGAAGCTGCAAAGACAGGTCTTTCCCCCATGAAGCCCCTCAGCGGCTGGAATACCAGGGCCCATGGTTCGGGCATACACCAGCAGGGCCTTTTGAAGAACGCAGAAACCTACTCCATACCGGAAATGGAACGCTGGAACACCATACCCGAACGTATAGTCCTCTCCCGTCATTCAGGCCAGGCCGGTGCAGCCCTCTTCGCACGCCGTTACTGCGGCCTGGAACTGGACGACGCCGCACTATCCCGGATCTGCGCCCACCTTAAGGGCGAAGCCGAACCGCCCGGCGAAACATTCAGCGCTACCCTGGGGATTACCGAGTTTTTATGCCTACTCTCGGATATGAAACTGCTGCCGAAAAACATGCCCCGGCCTTGGATATGCCGCTCTTTTTCTGAAACCTTTACCAAGGATGACTCAAAACATAACGTCATAATCAAAGCCGCTGTTGTGCCATACGGTATCGGGAAACCGGTCCGGAAACTTGCCGGCGAAGGATACGGTGGAGCAATAGCGGTACTGAAAGCGGTAAACAAGATAAAAGCAGTATCACTACGCCTTTCCCGGTTTGAAATAAACGGATACGGTAACCAGCTGCGCCTTTATGCGGAGATTACCGTGTCTGACGACACCGGAAAAGAAATCCCCTACGCCATAGAACGAACCGGTCTCACCGCAGGGTTGCCGCTTTTTCAATGCTGCATGGACGCCGTTAACGCATTTATCGTGTCAAGGAGCCGGGATCAGGCAATCACATGATCCGCAGAAGGGGTCCCGCTTTTGATGGAATCAATCACTGCGTCAATGGCCTCCTCGCTGTCGATGTGACCGAACCACCAGTTCTCTGGATAGACCACCAGGGCCGGCCCCCGATCACAGACCTTGAGACAGCCGGTACTGGATACGCTGACATCCGCCATTCCCCGGTCCGCCAATTCTTCTTCCAGGTACTGCATTAGCTGCATGGAACCGCCCTTGTTACAAACCCCTTGGGGGGTTCCATTGGCCCTGAAAGACCCGCATACAAAAACATGATGCTTAGGTTTCGTCATTTTTTTCACACTCCTCTTTAGTTTTTCTAACGCCGCGACTCGCTAGACTCCGCAGCCCTGGTCTGCTCCACTACGCTCCGCAGCCCTGGCCTTTACCGCCGCAGGAAACTCCCGCGCCGCATTGCCCTGGGCTTACGGTAAATATTTTAGGAATACTCCTACCTTCCAGCAGGGGCTGCGCAATATCGGTGATAAGCCCTTCGCCTGAGATAATGGCAAGTCCTCTCTTTTCCAGTATCCGCATGGGTTTCTCTCCGCAATCGCTTATCAGTATTGCTACGCAGTCATCCAGACTAGCCGCCAACGCTTCCCAGCGTTTGTCCCCGCCGCCCGGGGCCGGAGTAGGCCGCTGACCCTTTAAGACCAGTTTGCCATCCTCCAGGGCGAAGATAAAAAGATGGGTTGCCTCCCCCAGATGACGGTTTACAAAAAGCCCCTCCATGGAGCCCACCGCCACATACGGCCGTTCCGCCGTGGGACGCACCCTCTTTGCTTCATCCAACAGTTTTTCTATTTCCTTTGAATTACCATCTCCCAGGAAACCCGCTGCATCAGCGCGGCAGCGGGCGCAATGGGACATCTGTTTAAGATGTTTTCCCGCCTCAAGCCGAATTGCGGCCATGGATTCCGCAGTTGGAACGGGTAGATTTTCGAAGGGCGTTTCCTCCACATGCATCATGGGGATACAGTTCTGCACATCCGCCCCCAGATCGGCGGTATAAGCTGCGACAGCCGCGATATGTTCATCGTTAATGCCGGGAATGACCACGGTGTTGATCTTTACCACAATGCCAAGGGATTTGAGAATCTTGATAGCTTCGGTCTGCCGCTGGAGCAGCAGGTCCGAAGCGGTAATGCCCCGGTAGACATGGGGACCGTAGCGGACCCAAGGGTAAATCTTGGCGCCTATGGCGGGATCAACGGCGTTTACCGTGATGGTCACATGGGAAATATTGAGACGCGCCAGGCGATCCGCATAATCCGGCAGACCCAGGCCGTTAGTAGCCAGGCAAAGTATCTTTTCCGGATAGTTTTTCTGCACCAACTCCATGGCAGCCAAAGTTTCCTCCGGGTTTGCAAAGGGATCCCCTGGACCGGCTATGCCGATGACAGAAATGTTATCAGTTATTTTTAATACCGACCTGA is part of the Treponema primitia ZAS-1 genome and encodes:
- a CDS encoding radical SAM protein, which codes for MIAGHMETIDYTKHPCFNSEARHSTGRIHLPVAAKCNIQCNFCNRKYSCVNESRPGVTSAILSPFQALDYLRSVLKITDNISVIGIAGPGDPFANPEETLAAMELVQKNYPEKILCLATNGLGLPDYADRLARLNISHVTITVNAVDPAIGAKIYPWVRYGPHVYRGITASDLLLQRQTEAIKILKSLGIVVKINTVVIPGINDEHIAAVAAYTADLGADVQNCIPMMHVEETPFENLPVPTAESMAAIRLEAGKHLKQMSHCARCRADAAGFLGDGNSKEIEKLLDEAKRVRPTAERPYVAVGSMEGLFVNRHLGEATHLFIFALEDGKLVLKGQRPTPAPGGGDKRWEALAASLDDCVAILISDCGEKPMRILEKRGLAIISGEGLITDIAQPLLEGRSIPKIFTVSPGQCGAGVSCGGKGQGCGA
- a CDS encoding (2Fe-2S) ferredoxin domain-containing protein, whose translation is MTKPKHHVFVCGSFRANGTPQGVCNKGGSMQLMQYLEEELADRGMADVSVSSTGCLKVCDRGPALVVYPENWWFGHIDSEEAIDAVIDSIKSGTPSADHVIA
- a CDS encoding LeuA family protein, translated to MPERSTDIRPRRITILDTTLRDGDQAAGFAFSPDQKLELARSLAEAGVDIIETGFPLSNRSDFNVCRQAAEEFPGRTAVMCRSRPEDIRESAKVFAGGIPGLLHLSLPVSRIHIHAKLGKTEAGIITMVREAVSYAKGFVPRVELGAEDASRADKDFLQEYCEAALDAGAEIINIADTLGRFAPGEIRDLISFLFRRIPRLNSSNSILSVHCHNDLGLACANTLAAIEAGCGQAEVSVLGLGERAGNAALEELAANLDARPDLYHAVTGILPEKLGPLIRLSAEAAKTGLSPMKPLSGWNTRAHGSGIHQQGLLKNAETYSIPEMERWNTIPERIVLSRHSGQAGAALFARRYCGLELDDAALSRICAHLKGEAEPPGETFSATLGITEFLCLLSDMKLLPKNMPRPWICRSFSETFTKDDSKHNVIIKAAVVPYGIGKPVRKLAGEGYGGAIAVLKAVNKIKAVSLRLSRFEINGYGNQLRLYAEITVSDDTGKEIPYAIERTGLTAGLPLFQCCMDAVNAFIVSRSRDQAIT